In Gossypium arboreum isolate Shixiya-1 chromosome 5, ASM2569848v2, whole genome shotgun sequence, a single genomic region encodes these proteins:
- the LOC108451948 gene encoding uncharacterized protein LOC108451948: protein MKESKSVKLNSQQHQQHENGHFSPFKFAKLLDPEASWDKDQLGDVLHWIRQVVALFCGLLWGAIPVVGGIWIFIFLAISTGIIYGYYAMILKIDEEEFGGHAALLQEGLFASMTLFLLAWILVYSLAHF from the exons ATGAAAGAATCGAAATCAGTTAAATTGAATTCACAGCAACATCAACAGCACGAAAACGGTCACTTCTCTCCGTTCAAATTCGCTAAGTTATTAGATCCAGAAGCTTCTTGGGACAAG GATCAATTAGGAGATGTATTGCATTGGATTCGACAAGTTGTAGCTCTTTTCTGTGGCTTGTTATGGGGAGCAATCCCAGTGGTTGGAGGCATTTGGATCTTCAT TTTTCTGGCCATATCCACTGGTATTATATATGGCTATTATGCAATGATACTGAAGATCGATGAAGAAGAATTCGGTGGTCATGCAGCCCTTCTCCAAGAAGGGCTTTTTGCTTCAATGACTCTCTTTCTG TTGGCATGGATTCTCGTATACAGCTTGGCCCATTTTTGA
- the LOC108451513 gene encoding xyloglucan galactosyltransferase KATAMARI1 homolog, whose amino-acid sequence MSSETLMEKPMSGKFRCRTQSWYIVLASFLLWFTLYMCYLYSSSVTFRKRGHSFVANNHTGFLDSSQSFHVVDRDDETQDPSHVEDIDIVDNVVDDDETETDEDKTTEFSYIEEVNQVIDSMLSEDQNDTDTDSAKDNEDVTRNEEVNNMAEDDKPVVRSSAQDKRKEGRSTKQRKGTNVSERQRDKKSEEDQERRKEDRVVKQKEPANVLERQRGENVEDQAAKRKGAANLLERQRGENVEDQTAKRQGNADVSERQREDNPEDQPVEKMLPAVKSQTERPQRPRRRERNKPADSLDPVMEKRIKKVVAEPRRQNPVQVGSDSCSGRYIYIHNLPRKFNQDLLENCRSLSFWTDMCECASNLGLGARLSNDEKLYSNSGWFATNQFLLEVIFHNRMKQYKCLTKDPLVASAIYVPYYAGLDVGRYLWDPDGFMRDYDALNLVKWLASRPEWKRMWGRDHFLVAGRINWDFRRDPKNESDWGNELLNFDESRNMTMLVLESSPWNYNDFAIPYPTYFHPSRDDAVFQWQNKMRRLKRRFLFSFAGARRPGRHESIRNELIEQCLASRRRCRFLECDKTQKCHKPANVMRLFQNSIFCLQPPGDSYTRRSIFDSIIAGCIPVFFHPGSAYVQYIWHFPRDYNKYSVMIPESDVKTGKANIERILTRVSRDRRVAMKDEIIKMIPKVIYADPSSRLGEIEDAFDLTIKGILDRVETVRNQMNEGRLVNYDFEEEESWKYFAIGKLGPHEWDTYFSRKNGKHGP is encoded by the coding sequence ATGAGCAGTGAAACGTTAATGGAGAAACCGATGAGTGGAAAATTTCGATGCAGAACCCAGTCCTGGTACATTGTTTTGGCCTCTTTCCTTTTGTGGTTCACACTGTACATGTGTTATTTGTATTCTTCATCTGTAACATTTCGCAAGAGGGGACATAGTTTCGTAGCCAACAACCATACGGGTTTTTTAGATTCATCCCAGTCTTTTCATGTTGTTGATAGAGATGATGAAACTCAAGATCCTTCTCACGTAGAAGATATTGATATTGTAGATAATGTTGTTGACGATGATGAAACCGAAACTGATGAGGATAAAACTACTGAGTTTTCCTACATCGAAGAAGTTAATCAGGTCATTGATTCCATGTTGTCTGAAGATCAGAACGACACCGACACAGATTCTGCCAAAGATAACGAAGATGTAACAAGAAATGAAGAGGTTAACAATATGGCTGAAGATGATAAACCTGTTGTTCGATCTTCAGCGCAAGACAAAAGAAAGGAAGGTCGTTCGACCAAACAAAGAAAAGGGACAAATGTTTCAGAACGACAAAGGGACAAGAAGTCTGAGGAGGATCAAGAAAGAAGAAAGGAAGATCGTGTGGTAAAACAAAAAGAGCCTGCAAATGTTTTAGAACGACAAAGGGGGGAGAACGTTGAAGATCAAGCAGCTAAACGGAAAGGGGCGGCAAATCTTTTGGAACGACAAAGGGGAGAGAATGTTGAAGATCAAACGGCAAAACGACAAGGGAATGCTGATGTTTCAGAACGACAAAGGGAAGACAATCCTGAGGATCAACCTGTTGAAAAAATGTTACCGGCTGTTAAGAGCCAGACCGAAAGGCCTCAACGTCCCAGGAGAAGAGAAAGGAATAAACCTGCGGATTCATTGGATCCTGTCATGGAGAAAAGGATAAAGAAAGTTGTTGCGGAACCAAGAAGACAAAATCCAGTACAAGTTGGATCGGATTCATGTTCGGGGcggtatatatatattcataatctTCCTAGGAAATTTAACCAAGATTTACTCGAAAACTGCCGCTCGCTTAGTTTCTGGACAGATATGTGTGAATGTGCGTCGAATCTAGGCCTAGGTGCCCGTCTTTCTAATGATGAAAAGCTTTATTCAAACTCAGGTTGGTTTGCTACAAACCAGTTCTTACTAGAAGTCATTTTCCACAACAGGATGAAGCAGTACAAGTGCTTGACTAAAGATCCATTGGTTGCTTCAGCAATCTATGTTCCGTATTATGCCGGCCTTGATGTTGGCCGTTACCTTTGGGATCCTGATGGGTTCATGAGGGACTATGATGCACTTAATCTTGTCAAGTGGCTTGCATCTAGACCTGAATGGAAAAGAATGTGGGGGAGAGACCATTTCTTGGTTGCAGGAAGGATTAATTGGGATTTCAGGAGAGACCCGAAAAACGAGTCTGATTGGGGCAATGAGCTTCTGAATTTTGATGAATCGAGGAACATGACGATGTTGGTACTCGAGTCGAGTCCATGGAACTACAATGACTTTGCGATACCGTATCCAACATATTTCCATCCTTCAAGAGATGACGCTGTGTTTCAATGGCAGAACAAGATGAGAAGACTGAAACGACGATTCTTGTTCTCTTTCGCAGGTGCACGACGGCCTGGTCGCCACGAATCTATCCGCAATGAGCTCATCGAACAGTGTCTTGCTTCAAGAAGGAGATGCAGGTTCCTTGAATGTGATAAAACGCAGAAGTGCCACAAGCCAGCTAACGTGATGAGATTGTTTCAAAATTCCATCTTCTGTTTACAACCACCAGGAGATTCCTACACCAGGAGGTCAATATTTGATTCAATTATAGCTGGTTGTATCCCAGTTTTCTTCCATCCAGGTTCAGCTTATGTTCAATATATATGGCATTTCCCCAGGGATTACAATAAATACTCGGTGATGATACCGGAAAGTGATGTTAAAACCGGGAAAGCCAACATTGAAAGAATATTAACAAGAGTTTCTAGAGACAGAAGAGTAGCTATGAAGGATGAAATTATAAAGATGATCCCAAAGGTGATATATGCAGATCCATCATCAAGATTGGGGGAAATTGAAGATGCATTTGATCTAACAATTAAGGGTATTCTTGACAGAGTTGAGACAGTGAGGAATCAAATGAATGAAGGGAGATTAGTGAATTATGACTTTGAGGAAGAAGAGTCTTGGAAGTATTTTGCTATTGGGAAACTTGGGCCCCATGAATGGGATACTTATTTCTCCAGAAAAAATGGGAAACATGGCCCTTGA
- the LOC108453566 gene encoding RHOMBOID-like protein 1 yields the protein MGMDSRIEIKVTNPKKVDNVVHPVGQGHATSASSPPQPSASSPPTDGRGRQQQQALEEGLRHSHGRGRQGRGLIDYMPFKNWVPWLIPGFVIANVVVFLISMFINNCPKHSSSCVGRFLGRFSFQPMKENPLLGPSADTLEKMGALDVIKVVHKHQAWRLISCIWLHAGVFHILANMLSLLFIGIRLEQEFGFVRIGLLYLFAGFGGSLMSALFIQAGISVGASGALFGLLGSMLSELITNWTIYANKLAALLTLIFIVVINLAVGLLPHVDNFAHIGGFISGFLLGFVFLIRPQFGYVSKKHIPTGYIVTSNKPKHKPYQYILWLVSMILLVLGFTFGLILLFRGVNLNDQCSWCHYMSCVPTKLWNCKSQQAYCESIEYQNQLNLTCISNGKSSIYNLSGESTSQVQQLCTKLCSR from the exons ATGGGAATGGATTCTAGGATCGAAATCAAGGTGACGAATCCAAAGAAAGTAGACAATGTGGTGCATCCGGTGGGACAAGGGCATGCCACATCAGCATCATCACCACCACAGCCATCCGCATCGTCTCCGCCGACTGATGGGCGGGGGAGGCAGCAGCAGCAGGCGCTGGAGGAGGGTCTGAGGCACAGCCACGGGCGAGGACGGCAAGGTCGAGGGTTGATTGATTATATGCCGTTCAAAAATTGGGTGCCTTGGCTGATCCCAGGCTTTGTAATAGCTAACGTAGTCGTTTTCCTAATCTCCATGTTTATTAACAATTGCCCCAAGCACTCGTCTTCTTGTGTGGGTCGGTTCTTGGGAAGGTTCTCTTTTCAGCCAATGAAAGAGAACCCTCTCCTTGGCCCTTCAGCTGATAC ATTAGAGAAAATGGGTGCCCTGGATGTAATCAAAGTTGTCCATAAACATCAGGCATGGCGTTTGATTTCTTGTATATGGTTGCATGCCGGTGTTTTCCACATACTTGCCAATATGTTGAGTCTCCTATTCATTGGAATTCGGCTCGAGCAAGAATTTGGATTCG tGAGAATCGGGTTACTTTATCTGTTTGCTGGTTTTGGTGGGAGTCTGATGTCAGCTCTTTTTATTCAAGCTGGCATATCTGTTGGTGCCTCTGGTGCACTTTTTGGTTTACTAGGTAGCATGCTTTCAGAACTCATCACAAACTGGACAATCTATGCAAATAAG TTGGCAGCGCTGTTGACTCTCATTTTTATTGTTGTAATAAATTTAGCTGTGGGACTCCTCCCACACGTGGATAACTTTGCTCATATCGGGGGATTTATTTCCGGGTTTCTCCTTGGTTTTGTGTTTCTAATCCGTCCCCAGTTTGGATACGTTAGCAAGAAACATATTCCTACGGGATACATTGTAACTTCTAATAAACCTAAACACAAGCCATACCAGTACATCCTCTGGCTtgtctctatgatactattggtTCTCGG aTTCACTTTTGGCCTTATCCTGCTCTTTCGAGGGGTTAATTTGAATGATCAATGTTCTTGGTGTCATTATATGAGTTGTGTCCCGACCAAGTTATGGAACTGCAAATCACAGCAAGCGTATTGTGAG TCAATTGAATACCAGAATCAACTGAACTTAACATGCATAAGCAATGGTAAAAGCAGCATCTACAATTTATCAGGTGAAAGCACTTCGCAGGTTCAACAGCTATGTACTAAACTCTGTAGTAGATGA